In Mytilus edulis chromosome 13, xbMytEdul2.2, whole genome shotgun sequence, a single window of DNA contains:
- the LOC139500442 gene encoding uncharacterized protein — MNYDQYFKQLRITKQQQISTRHHLSNYCHYIDNNVIPSGLCIKALPQTTGNLSDTFLRRWDQTLFHCSLRLLILLREHCIEHLKNLTRQFDSLSQACKTDLTASEFENIQERLSDITNTKTATLRSRQRCKFQRDGTSFPSISTKEKKNNKTKNRHFRRRPQVLSNKINTVVNLSSKQLTEDETSLLSRGLNFCPVPGPVNDTKLSEELDYFARSLRIKEHFASKEDDSTTSDSDSDDSNEYRFRKKSNWVPKPSKNTTLESFIDNVKTDILTNVKINNQTYDNLTPDERVALTNLRDNDDIVIKPADKGSAVVVMDKSNYVQEAIRQLDDDRFYKKLNSDPTLQFSEEITECLKEMCDNNIIDIDTFKYLKPENSKPGRFYLLPKIHKPGNPGRPIVSANGHPTEKISEFVDYYLRPHVENLPSFIKDSTDYLLKMQDLNPLPANTTLVTMDVTSLYTNIPHADGIEACREVWDSRSPKIPPTDCLVEMLTMVLKKNNFTFQGEHYLQTNGTAMGTKMAPSYANIFMGKFEKQLLECSIEKPLSWYRFIDDVDMKWDKGDQKLETFITNANNQHPTIKFTHETSNSTINFLDTSSTLSKKDGRYQRDSQTHKLKKTDNALATNEKDKQTNTFCISTQRTTQKNKD; from the exons atgaatTATGATCAATATTTCAAACAACTAAGGATCACTAAACAACAACAAATTAGTACTAGACACCATCTTTCTAATTActgtcattatattgacaataatgttaTTCCTAGTGGCTTATGCATTAAAGCGCTGCCTCAAACTACCGGCAACCTGTCTGATACATTTCTTCGTAGGTGGGATCAAACTCTATTTCACTGTTCCCTCCGTCTACTCATACTCCTTAGAGAACACTGTATTGAACATCTTAAAAACCTAACACGTCAATTTGACTCCTTGTCTCAGGCTTGCAAAACAGATCTAACAGCAAGCGAATTCGAGAACATCCAAGAGCGCCTGAGCGATATAACCAACACTAAGACCGCCACTCTCCGCTCCAGACAAAGATGCAAATTTCAACGGGATGGTACTTCTTTCCCATCCATtagtacaaaagaaaaaaagaataataaaaccaaaaacaGACATTTTAGACGTAGACCTCAAGTCCTCAGCAACAAGATCAATACCGTTGTTAATCTTTCCAGCAAGCAACTTACTGAGGACGAAACGTCATTACTATCCAGAGGCCTAAACTTTTGTCCAGTCCCTGGTCCAGTGAATGATACTAAATTGTCTGAGGAACTGGATTATTTTGCCAGGAGCCTCCGCATCAAGGAACATTTTGCATCGAAAGAGGACGATAGCACCACCTCAGATAGTGACTCTGATGACTCCAATGAATATAGATTTAGAAAGAAAAGCAACTGGGTCCCTAAACCAAGCAAAAACACCACCTTAGAATCATTTATAGACAATGTTAAAACGGATATacttacaaatgtaaaaataaacaatcagACCTATGATAATTTAACACCTGATGAACGTGTGGCTTTGACAAATTTGAGAGATAATGACGACATTGTTATTAAACCTGCAGACAAAGGGAGTGCAGTTGTCGTCATGGACAAATCTAACTATGTCCAAGAGGCCATTCGCCAATTAGATGATGACCGGttttacaaaaaacttaattCGGACCCCACCCTCCAATTCAGCGAGgaaataacagaatgtttaaagGAAATGTGTGACAATAACATCATTGATATAGatactttcaaatatttaaaacctgAAAATTCAAAACCTGGGCGATTCTACCTGCTCCCTAAAATTCATAAACCTGGTAACCCAGGTAGACCAATCGTCTCAGCTAATGGTCATCCCACCGAAAAAATatccgaattcgttgattactatCTTCGACCACATGTAGAAAACTTGCCATCATTTATTAAAGATTCTACAGATTACTTACTAAAGATGCAGGATTTAAACCCTCTACCTGCCAATACTACTCTTGTCACTATGGATGTCACCTCTCTCTATACGAATATTCCCCATGCGGATGGTATTGAAGCATGTAGAGAAGTTTGGGACTCTCGATCTCCTAAAATTCCACCTACTGATTGCTTAGTTGAAATGCTTACTATGGTCTTGAAAAAGAACAACTTCACATTCCAAGGAGAACACTATTTACAGACAAATGGCACTGCTATGGGTACAAAAATGGCTCCATCTTATGCCAATATATTCATGGGTAAATTTGAAAAGCAACTGCTGGAGTGCTCCatcgaaaaaccgctttcctggtATCGATTTATTGATGACGTTGACATGAAATGGGACAAGGGAGACCAAAAATTAGAAACTTTTATAACAAATGCTAACAATCAACACCCTACCATCAAATTCACCCATGAAACATCTAATTCCACCATAAACTTCCTTGATACATCTAGCACCCTCTCT AAGAAGgatggaagataccaaagggacagtcaaactcataaattgaaaaaaactgacaacgccctggctacaaatgaaaaagacaaacagacaaatacttTTTGTATCAGCACACAACGCAcaacacagaaaaataaagactaa